In the Blautia coccoides genome, GATTGATGACCATCAGCAGTTTTTCCAGAGCGGGAAAGCCGGTATTTATATTGGCGGTACATGGGGAACCGGAGCACTGGAGAAGACAGAGAACCTGAATTTCGGCGCAATGCCTTATCCGCAGATGTTCGACAAAAGCGCGTGCTGGGCAGATTCCCATACTCTGATCCTTCCGACTAAGAAAGACAGAAGCGGAGAAGACAGTAAGGCAGCAGTGGAATTTATGGTAAGTGCCTCTGAAAAAGGTGGTCTTACATGGGCAGGTTCTGGTCAGATTCCTTCCAGCAACGCGGTAAGGGAAAGCCAGGAATATCTGGATATGCCGTACAGAAGCAGCTACATGGAGGCTCTGGAAACCGCTGTTCTTCCTTCAAAGGTTTCTACATTTAATGCCATGAAATCAGGTATGATCGACAGCCTGAATACTCTGTGGTCCGGCGACACAGACGCAGAAGAGGCAGTCGATATGCTTTACGACGAACTTGATACCAATCTTCCGTAAATAAGAAAGGCAGAGAAGGGGGAGCATACAGGCTCTCCTTTCCCTTGCAGACAGCAAAACTATTGTGAGCGTTAAGCTGTAAGGAGGAAATCAAGTGAGTAAAAAAAGAAAACGCAAAAACCTGCTGGCAGGACTGGGGTTTATATTGCCTTTTTTTATCCTGTATACAGTATTTACCATCTGGCCGGTGATCCAAGGGATTTACGTCAGCCTTCATAAATGGTCTCTGATGGGAAAAGTGAAGTTTGTGGGTTTTGACAATTACATAAAGTTCCTTGGAGACAAAAAGTTTCTGGACGCCCTCTGGCATACCACATATTTTGTGCTGATCACCACACCTCTTCTGGTGATCATGGCGCTGATCCTGGCACTGTTTGCCAACAGACCAAACAAATTAAAAAAGGGACTGCGCATCTGTTATTATCTTCCCAGTGTGCTGTCCGTATCGGTTGCGGCATTTATTGCAAAATATATGTTCACGCCATACAGAGGATTTATCAACGGATTTCTGCATTTTATCAAGGTGCTGCCCCCGGACAGGGAACTGCAGTGGCTCAATGAGAGCGGCCTTGCCTGGTCGGCCATCACAACTATGACCATCTGGTGGACCGTGGGATTTTCCATGCTTTTATACCTGTCAGCGCTTCAGGATATTTCGCCCCAGATATATGAGGCAGCGTCCATAGATGGAGCTGCTAAGAGACAGCAGCTCTTCTCCATCGTACTGCCCCTTCTGAAACCAACCACCTACCTGGTGGTGCTTTTGCAGGTGATCGCCTGTTTCAAAGTATTCGGACAGATCTACATGATCACAGGAGGTGGACCTGCAGGCTCCACAAGGCCTTTGATCCAATACATATATGAGACAGCATTCAAGAAAAACAACATGGGTTATGCAGCCGCCATGTCCTATGTGTTGTTTTTGATCCTTGTGGTGCTGACCATTGTGCAGAAGGCGATTGAGAGAAAGGGGGCAGAGGCAGATGAATTCTAAGGCAAAGAAAAAGCCGGGCAGTATTGTGCTGTCCGTGATATCCGTAATCCTGGCAGTTATATTTATGACACCGATCTTGTGGTCTCTTGCAGTGTCCTTCCAGAGAGAGGGAAAACAGATCAACAGTATATTGGACTGGTTTACACCGCCGTATACATTCCAGAATTATCCGGACCTTATCCTGGGGTCTGATGTGACTAAATGGCTGTTTAACAGCGTATTTATCGCTGTGCTGACCACAGTTCTCACTGTGATCCTGTCTGCCATGGCAGCATACGCCCTGGCAAAGATCAAATTTAAGGGGAGCAGTGCACTCTATTTTTATTTCCTTCTGGGTCTGATGGTGCCGGGGGAAGCAACCATCGTGCCCCTTTTTATCACGGCAAACGGCCTGAATCTTATTGATTCTTATGCAGGCCTTATATTGCCCACCATTGCAGGTTCCATGAATCTGATCATTATGGTGACATTCTTTAAAGGGCTTCCAAATGAGCTGTTGGAGGCGGTACAGATTGATGGAGGCGGAGAATTGACCACGTTTTTTAAAGTGGTTCTGCCTTTGTCAAAAGCGGTTATCTCCACTGTCTGCATCTTCGCTTTTATTGGAAGCTGGAATAATTACCTCTGGCCTCTGCTCTGTTCCATGAGCAGCAGCAAGTTCACACTTCCCATTGGTATTCCAACCTTTGCGGGGACCTACACGGTGGACTATGTAAAGCCTATGACAGCAAATATGATAGCGGCTGTGCCTGTTATTCTTATCTATATCCTGTTTGAACGCCAGATTGTGGAAGGAATCACCATGTCAGGCGTCAAAGGATGACGAAAATGCAATTGACATTCATCTATAAGGAGGACAAACAGAAATGAAATGCTACAAGAAAGACTATCCAAGACCCCAGTTTGTACGTGACAACTGGGTAAATCTGAATGGAACATGGGATTTTGGATTTGATGACGAGAACTGCGGAGAAAAAGAGGCGTGGTATGAGAAGTTCGCAGGTAATAGACAGATTCAGGTTCCCTTTACTTATGAGACCAGCCTGAGCGGTATCGGCGAAGAGGAGATCCACGAAAATGTCTGGTACAGACGCAGCTTCACGGCAAAAGGGGAAGAGCTTTGCAAAAAGAGACTTCTTCTGCATTTTGAAGGCAGTGATTTTATCACAAAGGTGTGGGTGAACGGCAGCTTCGCAGGGAGTCACAGAGGCGGATACTCCCGTTTTTCCTTTGACGTGACAGAGTTTGTGAAGGACGGGGAAAATGAACTGGTGGTGAAAGTGGAGGATTCCACTGACATCCATCAGCCGAGAGGAAAACAGCGCTGGATAAAAGAAAACTTTGCCTGCTGGTATGTGCAGACAACGGGAATCTGGAAAACAGTCTGGATGGAATATGTGCCCAAGATCAGTCTGGACAGTGTGAAGATAACCCCGGTCCTTACAGACAACGCGGTGGAGTTAGAATATGAGATCAAAGGGGATTCCGCCTGTCTAGGTGAGGAGCTTCTCGTGGAGGCAGTGGTTAGCTTTGATGGTATGTTTGTGGCAAAAAGTGTGTCTGCCATGACAGCCTCTCATGTAAGAACGGTGCTGGATGTTTCGGGTACCGGGGAGAATGCCTTTGTCTGGGGAGTGAGAACTTGGTCTCCGGAGGAACCGGACCTGTATGACATTTCCTTCCGGGTTCTTTATAAAGGAGAGGTCCAGGATGAAGTCGGCTCCTATTTTGGTATGAGGGAGATCAGAATTGACGGACCCAATATTCTGCTGAACGGCAGACCCCTTTATCAGAGACTGATCCTGGACCAGGGATACTGGAAAGATTCTCATTTGACCCCGCCCAGTGAGGAGGCGCTGATCGAGGATATCGACAAAATCCATGCCCTAGGCTACAATGGACTGCGCAAACATCAGAAGATAGAGGATGAGCGTTTCCTATACTGGTGTGATGTAAAGGGCATGCTGGTATGGAGTGAGGCTGCGGCTGCCTACGGATTTTCAGATTATGCGGTGGAGTTGTTCACAAAAGAGTGGATTGACATTGTACGTCAGAATTATAACCATCCATCCATTATCACCTGGACCCCGTTTAATGAATCCTGGGGAATCCAGAGAGTGGAAGTGGATAGAAGACAGCAGCATTTTACAGAGGCAGTTTACCATCTCACAAAGAGCATGGACGGATACCGCCCTGTGGTGGTCAACGACGGGTGGGAACATACGGTTTCTGATATTATTACCCTTCATGACTATGAGGAGTGCGGCGATATTTTCTATAACCGGTACGCGGGACACAAAGAGGAAATCCTGAATACAGAGATGTATCAC is a window encoding:
- a CDS encoding carbohydrate ABC transporter permease; this encodes MSKKRKRKNLLAGLGFILPFFILYTVFTIWPVIQGIYVSLHKWSLMGKVKFVGFDNYIKFLGDKKFLDALWHTTYFVLITTPLLVIMALILALFANRPNKLKKGLRICYYLPSVLSVSVAAFIAKYMFTPYRGFINGFLHFIKVLPPDRELQWLNESGLAWSAITTMTIWWTVGFSMLLYLSALQDISPQIYEAASIDGAAKRQQLFSIVLPLLKPTTYLVVLLQVIACFKVFGQIYMITGGGPAGSTRPLIQYIYETAFKKNNMGYAAAMSYVLFLILVVLTIVQKAIERKGAEADEF
- a CDS encoding carbohydrate ABC transporter permease, which encodes MNSKAKKKPGSIVLSVISVILAVIFMTPILWSLAVSFQREGKQINSILDWFTPPYTFQNYPDLILGSDVTKWLFNSVFIAVLTTVLTVILSAMAAYALAKIKFKGSSALYFYFLLGLMVPGEATIVPLFITANGLNLIDSYAGLILPTIAGSMNLIIMVTFFKGLPNELLEAVQIDGGGELTTFFKVVLPLSKAVISTVCIFAFIGSWNNYLWPLLCSMSSSKFTLPIGIPTFAGTYTVDYVKPMTANMIAAVPVILIYILFERQIVEGITMSGVKG
- a CDS encoding glycoside hydrolase family 2 protein → MKCYKKDYPRPQFVRDNWVNLNGTWDFGFDDENCGEKEAWYEKFAGNRQIQVPFTYETSLSGIGEEEIHENVWYRRSFTAKGEELCKKRLLLHFEGSDFITKVWVNGSFAGSHRGGYSRFSFDVTEFVKDGENELVVKVEDSTDIHQPRGKQRWIKENFACWYVQTTGIWKTVWMEYVPKISLDSVKITPVLTDNAVELEYEIKGDSACLGEELLVEAVVSFDGMFVAKSVSAMTASHVRTVLDVSGTGENAFVWGVRTWSPEEPDLYDISFRVLYKGEVQDEVGSYFGMREIRIDGPNILLNGRPLYQRLILDQGYWKDSHLTPPSEEALIEDIDKIHALGYNGLRKHQKIEDERFLYWCDVKGMLVWSEAAAAYGFSDYAVELFTKEWIDIVRQNYNHPSIITWTPFNESWGIQRVEVDRRQQHFTEAVYHLTKSMDGYRPVVVNDGWEHTVSDIITLHDYEECGDIFYNRYAGHKEEILNTEMYHSSSKSAMANGYEYKGQPVLISEYGGIAFNNDDSGWGYGNKVNSKEEFIRRFDEITTAVKKVPYICGFCYTQVSDVQQEINGLMDMERNFKVEPEIIKEINERHVGYWRSYM